The proteins below come from a single Eubacterium limosum genomic window:
- a CDS encoding putative ABC transporter permease has product MYYNLCLLFTYFFLYAVIGWCCEVVFCSIPKKKFINRGFLNGPYCPIYGVGAIIIVSILGPYINDPVSVFFVGVVSTSVLEYITSWAMEKLFHAKWWDYSNRKFNINGRVCLRNSLLFGVMALTLMYLVHPFVERIISRFSPFWLEVLATSFAVLMIADLVTSTLETLNFKNKLNRVSELATSVTNDLKEKGVETKGQLTQKITDVRYAQHELLETAKDDVQKHVEEFTGRLSEKAAFRRYSHSRIINAFPNMISKDDPDSLNLYREAMLHTKKIRKLHKKAKKQAKKSQEK; this is encoded by the coding sequence ATGTACTATAACTTATGCCTGCTTTTCACATACTTTTTTCTTTACGCTGTTATTGGATGGTGCTGTGAAGTCGTATTTTGCTCTATCCCAAAGAAAAAGTTTATTAACAGAGGTTTTTTAAATGGTCCATACTGTCCGATCTATGGGGTTGGTGCAATCATTATTGTTTCTATTTTAGGGCCATATATTAACGATCCTGTCAGTGTATTTTTCGTAGGTGTCGTCTCAACCTCTGTTCTGGAATACATTACGAGCTGGGCGATGGAAAAGCTGTTCCATGCAAAATGGTGGGACTATTCAAATCGCAAATTTAACATCAATGGCCGTGTCTGTCTCAGAAATTCGCTGCTCTTCGGTGTTATGGCGCTTACTCTGATGTATCTTGTCCACCCATTTGTGGAGCGTATCATCTCGCGTTTTTCACCCTTTTGGCTTGAAGTCCTGGCGACCTCTTTTGCTGTACTTATGATTGCCGATCTGGTTACCTCTACACTGGAAACTCTCAACTTCAAGAACAAGCTTAACCGCGTATCCGAACTGGCAACCAGTGTCACCAATGACCTTAAAGAAAAAGGCGTGGAGACAAAAGGACAGCTCACTCAAAAGATTACAGATGTCCGATATGCACAGCATGAACTTCTCGAAACAGCCAAAGACGATGTTCAAAAGCATGTTGAAGAGTTTACAGGCCGACTGTCTGAAAAGGCCGCCTTCCGCCGCTATTCACACAGCCGTATCATCAACGCTTTCCCAAACATGATCTCCAAGGATGATCCTGATTCCCTGAATCTGTACCGTGAAGCAATGCTGCACACGAAAAAAATTCGAAAACTGCACAAAAAAGCGAAAAAACAGGCTAAAAAGTCTCAGGAAAAATAA
- a CDS encoding ribokinase encodes MKKMIMNFGSLNIDYVYSMEKIVSPGETLSSKDRSVFPGGKGLNQSVALARAGAEVRHAGFAGIEDAQFLVDIMEESGVEIGLLQRVPETNGHAVIQVDEHGENCIILYRGTNGMPDSAYVEKIGKTLCEGDLVLFQNETSAIAEMMRTAKEKGARIALNPSPMDNDCLNLPLELVDIFLLNEIEGAALTGEKAPDKILSGLRERFPKAKIVLTLGSEGAMFSDSSKSFLQPVVECEKVVDTTGAGDTFTGYYLAGIEAGMSDEEAIYRATTASSICITRMGAAPSIPLKEEVDTKAGIH; translated from the coding sequence ATGAAAAAGATGATCATGAATTTTGGCTCTTTAAATATTGATTATGTCTATTCCATGGAAAAAATTGTGAGTCCGGGTGAGACACTATCTTCAAAGGACCGCTCGGTTTTTCCGGGAGGAAAGGGTCTTAACCAGTCTGTCGCTTTGGCGCGCGCCGGGGCTGAGGTACGGCATGCCGGATTCGCCGGAATCGAGGACGCTCAGTTTCTGGTCGATATTATGGAAGAGAGCGGTGTAGAGATCGGGCTGCTGCAGAGAGTTCCAGAGACAAACGGACATGCGGTTATTCAGGTAGATGAGCATGGCGAGAACTGTATTATACTGTATCGGGGAACCAATGGTATGCCGGACAGTGCTTATGTCGAGAAGATTGGAAAGACACTTTGCGAGGGTGATCTGGTTCTGTTTCAAAACGAGACGAGTGCCATTGCGGAAATGATGCGGACTGCAAAAGAGAAGGGAGCTAGAATTGCTCTGAATCCTTCTCCAATGGATAATGACTGCCTGAATTTGCCGCTGGAGCTGGTGGATATTTTTCTGCTCAATGAGATTGAGGGAGCGGCGCTGACAGGAGAAAAAGCGCCGGATAAAATCCTCTCAGGGTTACGTGAACGGTTCCCAAAAGCAAAAATTGTTTTAACTCTGGGAAGTGAAGGTGCGATGTTTTCTGATTCGAGTAAAAGTTTTTTGCAACCTGTGGTAGAATGCGAAAAAGTGGTGGATACGACCGGTGCGGGAGACACGTTTACTGGCTACTATCTGGCTGGAATTGAAGCGGGAATGAGTGATGAAGAGGCAATTTACAGAGCGACAACAGCCTCCTCCATTTGTATTACGCGAATGGGCGCTGCACCGTCAATTCCTTTAAAAGAAGAAGTCGATACGAAAGCAGGTATACACTGA
- a CDS encoding 3'-5' exonuclease: protein MKSMLCQFKKVQTKPLPHILKVMNISEKKLFELFEMWINQGNITPVHPVFKELKKRRDAEIKRKRQEKQELELLKYKELRQRQYSNKQIAREMHYPYDKLNSFLKKWYNTLRRQGLSNEAIAKELNASKTELTPIILAYEERQRMHEEMRRHRIAENKRYAKTHLKRIREDLKGPSEYFIFDTEAVQCPDELIEIAVIDCKGTTVYNSLVKPSHKINWRISSLTGITNQMVMDKPSIHQVMRDLRDLIAGKTLMSWGIDYDSVLLRKSIDSTGIDLDCKFCCAQKIHMGLVEDINQIALQRAADCDMQNHRALDDCKLVLDVLRKDIEMIDNKSAGLKQRMPAESNSSNTIFIPRAEPLAATT, encoded by the coding sequence ATGAAATCTATGCTATGCCAATTTAAAAAAGTTCAGACAAAACCTCTTCCTCATATTCTTAAAGTTATGAACATCAGCGAAAAAAAGCTTTTTGAACTTTTTGAAATGTGGATTAATCAGGGCAATATTACCCCCGTTCATCCGGTTTTTAAAGAGCTCAAAAAAAGACGTGACGCCGAAATCAAAAGAAAACGACAGGAAAAACAGGAGCTTGAGCTTTTAAAGTACAAAGAGCTTCGTCAAAGACAATATTCAAATAAGCAAATCGCAAGAGAAATGCATTATCCCTACGACAAGCTCAATTCCTTTCTGAAAAAATGGTATAATACGCTCAGGCGCCAAGGCTTAAGCAATGAGGCTATTGCTAAAGAGCTAAATGCCAGCAAAACTGAGCTGACCCCCATTATTCTGGCCTATGAGGAACGCCAGCGAATGCATGAAGAAATGCGAAGACACCGCATCGCGGAAAACAAGCGTTATGCCAAGACTCATCTCAAACGTATCCGCGAGGATCTGAAAGGGCCCTCCGAATATTTTATTTTTGATACTGAGGCGGTCCAATGCCCGGATGAGCTTATTGAAATTGCCGTCATCGACTGCAAGGGTACCACCGTGTATAACAGCCTGGTGAAACCCAGCCACAAAATCAACTGGCGCATCAGCTCACTTACCGGGATTACCAATCAGATGGTCATGGATAAGCCCTCTATCCACCAGGTAATGCGTGATCTGCGTGATCTGATCGCCGGAAAAACGCTTATGTCCTGGGGAATTGACTATGATTCCGTACTGCTGAGAAAATCCATTGACTCCACTGGCATCGACCTAGATTGCAAATTCTGTTGTGCCCAAAAAATCCATATGGGATTAGTGGAAGACATCAATCAGATTGCACTCCAAAGGGCGGCGGACTGTGATATGCAGAACCACCGCGCTCTGGATGACTGCAAACTCGTGCTGGATGTGCTCAGAAAGGATATCGAGATGATTGACAATAAGTCCGCTGGACTCAAACAGCGTATGCCTGCCGAAAGCAACAGCAGCAATACGATCTTTATTCCGCGAGCAGAGCCTCTTGCCGCTACTACCTAA
- a CDS encoding TetR/AcrR family transcriptional regulator, producing MAQYKNGIETKKKILQTAKELFYRHGYRQTTIAMIAEKAEIPVGLVNYYYKKEALVGSIYHEFILAINEMVEEQLAAQLENHLQKHILFNHIFYIKIFEDPANKILYELLLTKDLVLKETHQFVRESMMAVISEFDLHIQKEVFQKLMIAEYGARKYLLKDCFETLDPLKSKDFINFLATITVRLAGVDTNIIEKNLKKADRLLNLLDTSDICFLIKKDC from the coding sequence ATGGCACAATATAAAAATGGCATTGAAACAAAGAAGAAAATTTTACAGACCGCAAAGGAGCTTTTTTATAGACACGGCTACCGCCAGACGACCATTGCGATGATCGCTGAAAAGGCCGAAATTCCAGTTGGACTGGTTAATTACTATTATAAAAAAGAGGCTCTGGTTGGCAGTATTTACCACGAATTTATACTCGCGATCAACGAAATGGTTGAGGAGCAGCTTGCAGCGCAGCTGGAAAACCATCTTCAAAAGCATATTTTGTTCAATCATATTTTTTATATCAAAATTTTTGAAGATCCAGCCAATAAAATCCTCTATGAACTCCTTCTCACGAAGGATCTGGTTTTAAAGGAAACACACCAGTTTGTGCGTGAATCCATGATGGCTGTTATTTCGGAGTTTGACCTGCACATCCAGAAAGAAGTGTTTCAAAAGCTGATGATCGCTGAATATGGCGCGAGGAAATATCTTTTGAAAGACTGTTTTGAAACGCTGGACCCTTTAAAATCAAAGGACTTTATCAACTTCCTGGCAACCATAACCGTACGTCTTGCAGGTGTTGACACAAATATTATTGAAAAGAATTTAAAAAAAGCAGACAGACTTCTAAACCTTCTCGATACCTCTGATATCTGCTTTTTAATTAAAAAAGACTGCTAA
- a CDS encoding uroporphyrinogen decarboxylase family protein produces MSDANVMKLYEEREKRYIQAVSLEQPDRVPHETRFGEYWAIDYAGYPIKGSTVNPKIMGEAMEKLAQDFATDTAPFLFSRNPLFYKSLQSQSFNEGKTGIMQHPEVCCMKTEEYDELIADPFKCIVNRILPRVYEALDPANGSSSVSLVRAMNIQNDMNTPILMEAARVSQKYGLPLTGGGLVEAPMDYIADMIRGFSAMTMDIRRQPEKVAAAAEAVMPLMDRLAAQLPAVPGKLVSMPLHMPVFMREKDFAKLWWPSFKALVERMAARGQYMRIYFEGDWTRYYDYLQDLPKGRILGVFEYMDHQLAKDKLGKVMCITGGYDVSLLQYGTKQAVIDAAKKQMDILAPGGGYIFTVSKGITYPNDGTPENVKALYEFVEEYGKY; encoded by the coding sequence ATGAGTGATGCGAACGTTATGAAGTTGTATGAAGAAAGAGAAAAGCGCTACATTCAGGCGGTCAGTCTTGAGCAGCCAGACAGGGTACCCCATGAGACAAGATTTGGCGAATACTGGGCCATTGATTACGCTGGGTATCCGATTAAGGGTTCGACTGTCAATCCTAAAATCATGGGTGAGGCCATGGAAAAACTGGCCCAGGATTTTGCCACAGATACAGCGCCATTTTTGTTTTCGAGAAATCCTTTGTTTTACAAATCATTACAATCACAGAGCTTTAATGAGGGGAAAACAGGCATTATGCAGCACCCTGAGGTATGCTGTATGAAAACAGAGGAATACGACGAATTGATTGCAGATCCTTTTAAATGTATTGTCAATAGGATACTGCCAAGAGTTTACGAAGCTTTAGATCCGGCCAATGGAAGCAGCAGCGTTTCGCTGGTACGGGCCATGAATATTCAGAATGATATGAATACGCCGATTTTGATGGAAGCAGCCCGGGTGAGCCAAAAATATGGACTGCCTTTGACAGGCGGAGGACTTGTCGAGGCACCGATGGATTATATTGCTGATATGATCCGCGGATTTTCTGCTATGACCATGGATATCCGGAGACAGCCTGAGAAGGTGGCAGCAGCTGCAGAAGCGGTTATGCCTTTGATGGACCGGCTGGCAGCACAGCTCCCGGCAGTCCCGGGCAAGCTGGTGAGTATGCCGCTCCATATGCCTGTATTTATGAGGGAAAAGGACTTTGCGAAGCTATGGTGGCCAAGCTTTAAAGCGTTGGTGGAGCGGATGGCGGCAAGAGGACAGTATATGCGCATTTATTTTGAGGGGGATTGGACGCGTTACTACGACTATCTGCAGGATTTACCGAAGGGCCGTATCCTTGGTGTTTTTGAATACATGGATCATCAGCTGGCCAAGGACAAGCTTGGAAAGGTGATGTGCATTACCGGTGGTTACGATGTATCACTCCTGCAGTACGGAACAAAGCAGGCGGTTATCGATGCGGCCAAAAAGCAAATGGATATCCTGGCACCCGGCGGAGGCTATATTTTCACGGTTTCCAAGGGCATTACCTATCCCAATGACGGAACACCTGAAAATGTTAAGGCATTGTACGAATTTGTGGAAGAATACGGAAAATATTAG
- a CDS encoding MFS transporter, translating into MNDTRGKLGNFVKFSYGFADVGFQMMVTLSNSYLLIFFTDVAGISAVTAGIIMTVGRIIDTISVPILGPFIEKSHLPWGKYRSWLFIGAICIFITNAILFVNLSFLPQAALIAVGAIVYAVFCISTNVAYIGYTSMNSSLTDDPKEKVQLSTFRGQGAAIGKIIAGWTLIPMIYFFGGADAYTEQGFLLTAILVGLMIVFTYLTLFFATKDRKVMSSKEEIKDAKNNGPSVKDMLKQIVTTRPLLLLFLTDVTRILASLLVFSMFPYFFKYVVNDPAKVAVFFGSVNILLFIGATLVPFITKKLSKRTTYMCGNIVMAVCFVLMFLNSGNPTLITILASIGYLGYSLGNVVNTAMYADIVDFGEYRTGKNARAAIFSVFQLSIKVAAVFSTSIAAFGLASTGFQAGVEPTAQVVSGINMISMLLPAGLLLVGVVFLFFYNINEKELPEMREEIMNRKN; encoded by the coding sequence ATGAATGATACAAGAGGAAAACTAGGAAATTTTGTGAAATTTTCCTATGGCTTTGCAGATGTTGGATTCCAGATGATGGTAACCCTGTCAAATTCCTATCTGCTGATCTTTTTTACCGACGTAGCTGGTATTTCGGCGGTAACGGCAGGGATTATAATGACCGTAGGGCGGATTATAGACACCATCAGTGTTCCTATTTTGGGACCGTTTATTGAAAAAAGCCATTTGCCCTGGGGCAAGTACCGGTCGTGGCTGTTTATCGGTGCGATATGTATATTTATCACCAACGCAATTTTATTTGTTAATCTGAGCTTTTTGCCGCAGGCGGCATTGATTGCAGTAGGAGCCATTGTATACGCGGTCTTCTGTATTTCAACGAATGTGGCCTACATTGGCTATACCTCCATGAACTCATCCTTAACCGATGATCCCAAGGAAAAGGTGCAGCTTTCCACCTTCCGCGGCCAGGGAGCTGCCATTGGTAAAATTATTGCCGGCTGGACGCTGATTCCGATGATTTATTTCTTCGGCGGCGCGGACGCTTATACCGAGCAGGGATTCCTGCTGACTGCTATTTTAGTGGGCCTGATGATCGTCTTTACCTATCTGACCCTTTTCTTTGCAACCAAAGACCGTAAAGTAATGAGCAGCAAGGAAGAAATCAAAGACGCTAAAAATAATGGGCCTTCCGTAAAGGATATGCTTAAGCAGATTGTGACAACACGGCCGCTGCTGTTGCTGTTCCTGACCGACGTTACCCGGATTCTGGCAAGCCTTTTGGTATTTTCGATGTTCCCATACTTCTTTAAATATGTGGTCAACGATCCGGCCAAGGTTGCTGTATTCTTTGGTTCTGTTAATATTCTTTTGTTCATCGGGGCGACGCTGGTTCCATTTATCACCAAAAAGCTCAGCAAGAGAACGACCTATATGTGCGGCAACATTGTGATGGCGGTATGTTTTGTGTTAATGTTTCTAAACAGCGGAAACCCGACACTGATTACGATTTTGGCATCCATTGGGTACTTGGGTTATTCCCTTGGGAATGTTGTGAATACAGCCATGTACGCAGACATTGTTGACTTTGGTGAGTATAGAACCGGTAAGAACGCCAGAGCGGCAATCTTTAGCGTATTCCAGCTGTCCATTAAGGTTGCAGCTGTCTTTTCAACCAGCATCGCTGCCTTCGGGCTGGCATCAACCGGTTTTCAGGCCGGGGTTGAACCAACAGCCCAGGTGGTGAGCGGCATTAACATGATCTCTATGCTGCTGCCGGCAGGATTACTCCTTGTTGGTGTTGTATTTTTGTTTTTCTACAATATCAATGAAAAGGAACTGCCAGAAATGCGTGAAGAGATTATGAACCGGAAAAATTAA
- a CDS encoding uroporphyrinogen decarboxylase family protein, translating into MENNLQKMIEERNQLYMDVRAGKIPKRVPINLNMDGAAALEYAGYDLKTQQYDIKYLIDAMEKAAQDFESDNLGVTAVRFAHFYKILGAKHFVMGTDGFLQHPEIAAMEPKEYDALTAEPYKFLWDSVIPRLYTELDKPWPLSSAALAKGFHTFYSTMGQVGAAKNELCLKYGKSNLGGAFAQTDAPFDFIADLLRSFTGMMMDIRRVPDKVEAACEAILPLMIKAGAKGTPEKAGGCMIPLHMAPYMKEKDFERFYWPTFKKLVEELVKTNTNVSIFLEHDFTRFLDYIRELPAGCQLMAEFGDPKAFKEKLGDKFILTGFYPLAMLKTGTLDEIQDKAKEIIDILAPGGRYIFSLDKSILRVSDVEIDKYQALLRFVKEYAVY; encoded by the coding sequence ATGGAGAATAATTTACAGAAAATGATAGAGGAACGAAATCAGCTTTATATGGATGTGCGCGCAGGTAAAATACCAAAGCGCGTACCCATCAACCTGAACATGGATGGCGCGGCGGCCCTGGAATACGCCGGTTATGATCTTAAGACACAACAGTATGATATAAAATATCTGATCGACGCCATGGAAAAAGCAGCGCAGGATTTTGAGAGTGATAATCTCGGCGTAACAGCAGTCCGTTTTGCCCATTTTTATAAAATTTTAGGGGCAAAACATTTTGTGATGGGGACAGATGGTTTTTTACAGCACCCTGAGATTGCAGCCATGGAACCCAAAGAATACGATGCCCTGACCGCGGAACCCTATAAATTTTTATGGGACAGCGTTATTCCCAGACTTTATACCGAGCTGGATAAGCCCTGGCCTTTGTCCTCGGCAGCGCTGGCAAAGGGCTTCCATACCTTTTACAGCACTATGGGGCAGGTTGGGGCAGCGAAAAATGAGTTGTGCCTGAAATATGGGAAGTCAAATCTGGGAGGAGCCTTTGCCCAGACTGACGCTCCCTTTGATTTTATCGCTGACCTGTTGAGATCTTTCACGGGCATGATGATGGATATCCGGCGTGTGCCGGACAAGGTGGAAGCTGCCTGTGAAGCGATTCTGCCGTTGATGATCAAGGCTGGCGCCAAGGGAACGCCGGAAAAGGCAGGGGGCTGTATGATTCCGCTGCACATGGCACCTTATATGAAGGAAAAGGATTTTGAACGCTTTTATTGGCCGACCTTTAAAAAGCTTGTGGAAGAGCTGGTAAAAACAAATACGAATGTCTCGATTTTCCTCGAGCATGACTTCACACGCTTCCTTGATTATATTCGTGAGCTGCCCGCAGGCTGCCAGCTGATGGCTGAGTTTGGAGATCCGAAGGCCTTTAAGGAAAAATTGGGAGACAAGTTCATACTGACTGGTTTCTATCCGCTGGCAATGCTGAAGACAGGAACACTGGATGAAATTCAGGACAAGGCAAAGGAAATCATTGACATTTTGGCACCCGGAGGGCGTTATATCTTCAGCCTGGATAAATCCATTCTCAGAGTCAGCGATGTGGAAATTGATAAATATCAGGCACTGCTGCGTTTTGTGAAAGAATACGCGGTTTATTAG
- a CDS encoding response regulator has product MNILLIDDHALFAKSLEIVLADAPEIERFTTLLNPSEAAAHIRWLHPDILLLDINLDTVSDEDGIALASGLKKEFPGLKLVFLTGYDLPVYRHAAEKLGACGFLNKNLEPDRLLESLIQINKGVLVFPRANEYIEELTATETKILQLLSEGYKRKAIAEMLFSSERTISNHIQHIFDKLDVSSSLEAVTKGIKLGYIRPSYHKK; this is encoded by the coding sequence ATGAACATTTTATTGATCGATGACCACGCTCTTTTTGCCAAAAGTCTTGAAATTGTTTTGGCGGATGCGCCTGAAATCGAGAGGTTCACGACACTCCTGAACCCATCAGAGGCTGCCGCGCATATTCGCTGGCTTCATCCGGATATCCTTCTCCTCGATATCAATCTCGACACAGTCAGTGATGAAGACGGTATTGCGCTTGCTTCCGGGCTTAAAAAGGAATTTCCCGGCCTAAAGCTTGTCTTCCTGACCGGCTACGACCTCCCGGTTTACCGCCATGCCGCCGAAAAGCTGGGAGCCTGTGGTTTTTTAAACAAAAATCTTGAGCCTGACAGGCTGCTTGAAAGCCTGATTCAGATTAACAAAGGCGTTCTTGTCTTTCCCAGGGCAAATGAATATATCGAAGAACTGACCGCAACAGAAACGAAAATTTTACAGCTTTTATCGGAAGGGTATAAGCGCAAGGCCATCGCCGAGATGCTTTTTTCAAGTGAACGCACAATTTCAAACCATATTCAGCATATTTTTGACAAGCTCGATGTCTCCTCCTCGCTTGAGGCGGTGACAAAGGGCATAAAATTAGGCTATATCCGTCCTTCCTACCATAAAAAATAA
- a CDS encoding ATP-binding protein codes for MKSQYLHSLLLIILHQLLLTVFLCCEFWLHLDFGVEAVMPLTVILLTDFGAAFIQLQNYRSNSFLKHYTLVLVFVSWCMLFLRLELPVFSGLGLLLYATLPLVLSRFFLSFIFQASLYSGRKLALYLQLILTLMTLVSFPSPYLFNLLLGVQCLVNIASFGVILLANKKRSLYFFRQEGRSLLISLLLILLPAVLYSLVFRYSPVFLSNTGLYVLIGLPFISVHRILKTSRQNTSASGHPAVSFLLSPITLCGAAVLSALGWFLALPVIAVFILLHTALWFILLYYFGAAYQTFKISANKGGALYSDPLTWLNREEALKKEFSDYLHDAVLQDLLSVKNLAAKADCPEIRVLIIRTLNQLNTSIRDEMQAYSPTLLSSMTLRENFEKLLEGVAETYSLKKVQVRLDCPDDLFLIEPYNRIVFRLIKELANNAFKHSDASEIKVCLSVKDCCIHLSVLDNGTGFTSLPSDLFRHKGLVSVSETLTAAGGDLNIAPNEPSGLCASVTLPMKGDTSYEHFIDR; via the coding sequence ATGAAAAGCCAATATCTTCACTCTCTGCTGCTGATTATCCTCCATCAATTGCTCCTGACTGTCTTTTTGTGCTGCGAATTTTGGCTTCATCTGGATTTTGGAGTGGAAGCGGTGATGCCTCTGACGGTCATTTTGCTGACAGACTTTGGCGCAGCTTTTATCCAGCTTCAAAACTACCGCTCCAATTCCTTTTTAAAACATTACACCCTGGTGCTGGTCTTTGTATCCTGGTGCATGCTCTTCCTGCGGCTGGAGCTCCCAGTTTTTTCGGGACTTGGCCTTCTGCTCTACGCAACCCTGCCTCTGGTACTCTCCCGCTTTTTCCTGAGCTTTATTTTTCAGGCGTCTCTCTACTCAGGCAGGAAACTTGCTTTGTACCTTCAACTGATACTCACACTGATGACACTGGTGAGCTTTCCCAGTCCTTACCTGTTTAATCTGCTTCTGGGTGTTCAGTGTCTGGTAAACATTGCCTCCTTTGGCGTAATCCTTCTGGCCAATAAAAAAAGAAGCCTGTACTTTTTCAGACAGGAAGGGCGCAGTCTGCTGATTTCCCTGCTGCTGATTCTCCTTCCCGCTGTTCTGTACAGCCTCGTCTTCCGGTACAGCCCTGTCTTTCTGTCCAACACCGGCCTTTACGTTCTCATCGGCCTGCCGTTTATCAGCGTTCACAGAATTTTAAAAACCAGCCGGCAGAACACCTCTGCTAGCGGCCATCCCGCAGTCTCTTTCCTTTTATCGCCCATTACTCTTTGCGGTGCGGCTGTCTTATCCGCGCTTGGCTGGTTCCTCGCCCTTCCTGTTATTGCGGTTTTTATTTTGCTGCACACAGCCCTTTGGTTTATTCTGCTTTACTATTTTGGCGCTGCGTATCAAACTTTTAAGATTTCAGCCAATAAGGGTGGTGCTCTCTACAGTGATCCCCTCACCTGGCTTAACCGTGAGGAAGCTCTGAAAAAAGAGTTTTCAGACTATCTGCACGATGCGGTTCTGCAGGATCTTCTATCTGTGAAAAACCTGGCTGCAAAGGCAGACTGCCCAGAGATCAGAGTCCTAATCATCCGCACCTTAAATCAGCTGAACACCTCTATCCGTGATGAAATGCAGGCTTACTCACCAACGCTTCTAAGCTCAATGACTCTGAGAGAAAATTTTGAAAAGCTGCTGGAAGGCGTTGCGGAAACTTATTCCTTAAAAAAGGTGCAGGTCCGTCTGGACTGCCCCGATGATCTCTTTCTCATCGAGCCTTATAACCGCATCGTTTTCCGTTTAATAAAAGAGCTGGCGAATAACGCCTTTAAGCATTCCGACGCGTCAGAAATCAAGGTCTGCCTGTCTGTGAAGGACTGTTGTATCCACCTGTCTGTCCTCGACAATGGAACTGGCTTCACCTCCTTACCTTCCGACCTTTTCAGGCATAAGGGCCTTGTATCTGTTTCGGAAACCCTCACAGCAGCCGGAGGCGATCTGAATATTGCGCCCAATGAACCTTCCGGGCTCTGTGCTTCTGTGACCCTCCCCATGAAAGGAGATACTTCTTATGAACATTTTATTGATCGATGA